The following proteins come from a genomic window of Haloplanus salinus:
- a CDS encoding acetate--CoA ligase family protein, with translation MPDLSGLFTPDRVAIIGANDEEGSVGRALLKNLSSFDGDVIPVNPNLETVLGCECYSAIGDVPDAASIDLAVVAVPATVAVDVVRQIGNAGITDVVIITAGFSETGGEGEKREQELIDIAEEYDLNLVGPNCIGIISTPSGLNATFVRGEPPVGSISFMSQSGALIAAVLGWAAQHGVGFKDIASLGNEAVLDEIDFIEEWGDDPDTDVILAYLEDIDDGQRFIKTARDVTRETPIVVIKSGRTEAGAEAAASHTGSIAGSEDAYEAGLHQAGILRAMNIEEVFDYGQVLAGQPLLEDDDIAVVTNGGGPGVLTTDAVSDSRLRIAEFGDGVGAELADVLPGEADVANPLDIIGDADIDRFRESLDIVLSGESVAGAIVLCVPTETLGFDDLADAIGDLQGRHEKPVVTCLMGGEEADRAANTLESYGIPNYFDPERAVSSLEVLAKYRDVTEREYESPEAFDIEKERAREILLQAAERDVAHLGVEAVELLDAYGIPIPPSDLAESASEAESIAEEIGGPVAMKIVSPDILHKSDIGGVEVDVPIEAVRGTYRTLRERAIDHDSDATVLGVQIQEFVDPDESTETIVGVKRDPQFGHLMMFGLGGIFVQVFDDTAFRVAPISEREAREMTEEIQAAPMLQGARGRTPADVDGVVEIIQRISQLVTDFPAITELDINPLVVSPEGVHAIDLRLTVDREALPVGKLRETDG, from the coding sequence ATGCCAGACCTATCGGGGCTGTTCACTCCGGATCGCGTCGCCATCATCGGTGCGAACGACGAGGAGGGCTCGGTCGGGCGTGCGCTGCTGAAGAATCTCTCGTCGTTCGATGGCGACGTGATCCCAGTCAATCCGAACCTAGAAACGGTGCTCGGCTGCGAGTGCTATTCGGCGATCGGCGACGTTCCCGACGCCGCATCGATCGACCTCGCCGTTGTTGCCGTTCCGGCGACGGTTGCCGTTGACGTCGTTCGCCAGATCGGAAACGCTGGGATTACCGATGTCGTCATTATTACCGCTGGGTTCAGCGAAACCGGAGGGGAGGGCGAAAAGCGGGAACAGGAGTTGATCGACATCGCCGAGGAGTACGATCTCAACCTCGTCGGGCCGAACTGTATCGGCATCATCAGTACCCCGTCTGGACTCAACGCGACCTTCGTACGAGGTGAGCCTCCGGTGGGTTCGATCTCGTTTATGAGCCAGTCCGGCGCGCTCATCGCGGCAGTACTCGGCTGGGCGGCCCAGCACGGCGTCGGATTCAAAGACATCGCTTCCCTGGGAAACGAGGCCGTGCTCGACGAGATCGATTTTATCGAAGAGTGGGGCGACGACCCGGATACCGACGTCATCCTAGCGTATCTCGAGGACATCGACGACGGCCAGCGATTCATCAAAACGGCCCGCGACGTGACGAGGGAGACGCCCATCGTGGTCATCAAATCGGGCCGGACGGAAGCCGGAGCTGAAGCCGCAGCCTCTCATACCGGATCGATCGCCGGGAGTGAGGACGCTTACGAGGCCGGTCTTCACCAAGCTGGGATCCTCCGGGCAATGAACATCGAAGAGGTCTTCGACTACGGGCAGGTGCTCGCCGGACAACCGCTACTCGAAGACGACGACATCGCAGTAGTCACGAACGGTGGCGGGCCTGGCGTTCTCACAACCGACGCCGTCAGTGATTCCCGACTGAGGATAGCGGAGTTCGGCGACGGCGTTGGGGCCGAGCTTGCAGACGTGCTTCCAGGCGAAGCCGACGTGGCGAATCCCCTCGACATCATCGGCGATGCGGACATCGACCGATTTCGCGAGTCCCTCGACATCGTACTGAGTGGCGAGAGCGTCGCTGGAGCTATCGTCCTCTGTGTGCCAACAGAAACGCTCGGGTTCGATGACCTGGCCGACGCCATCGGCGATCTCCAGGGCCGACACGAGAAGCCGGTCGTGACCTGTCTGATGGGTGGCGAGGAAGCGGATCGTGCAGCCAATACGCTGGAATCGTACGGTATCCCCAACTATTTCGACCCAGAGAGGGCGGTCTCCAGCCTCGAGGTGCTCGCGAAGTATCGGGACGTCACGGAACGCGAGTACGAATCTCCCGAAGCATTCGATATCGAGAAAGAGCGCGCCCGAGAGATTCTGTTGCAGGCGGCCGAGCGTGACGTGGCTCATCTGGGGGTCGAGGCGGTGGAGTTACTCGACGCCTACGGGATCCCCATTCCACCAAGTGACCTCGCCGAGAGTGCTTCAGAAGCCGAATCGATCGCCGAGGAGATCGGTGGCCCGGTCGCCATGAAGATCGTCAGTCCAGATATCCTCCACAAGTCCGACATCGGTGGCGTCGAAGTGGACGTTCCAATCGAGGCGGTTCGTGGCACCTACCGGACCCTCCGCGAGCGGGCGATCGATCACGATTCAGATGCGACCGTTCTCGGGGTACAGATCCAGGAGTTCGTCGATCCGGACGAGAGTACGGAGACGATCGTCGGTGTGAAGCGCGATCCGCAGTTCGGCCATCTCATGATGTTTGGACTGGGAGGAATCTTCGTCCAGGTTTTCGATGACACGGCGTTTCGCGTAGCTCCCATCAGCGAACGGGAGGCACGCGAAATGACCGAGGAGATCCAGGCAGCGCCGATGCTCCAAGGAGCACGCGGACGCACTCCGGCCGATGTCGACGGCGTCGTGGAGATCATCCAACGAATATCCCAACTCGTCACTGATTTCCCCGCGATTACCGAACTCGACATCAATCCGCTCGTCGTTTCCCCGGAGGGCGTGCATGCCATCGATCTGCGGTTGACTGTCGACAGGGAGGCGCTACCAGTCGGGAAACTGCGGGAGACCGACGGATGA
- a CDS encoding DUF2267 domain-containing protein: protein MKEHSRVVGTSTGRTRRNLWSGLSVGEARDPAEFLLSESGNVLVGASRKRDELMPYETFLEQVGGEADIADSDVERCARAVVAVVAGRVGVDELEDAQAQLPSNYGRLLAVEPVPVGRPFVTLVAERAAFPPDVEAETVVRAVIETLGERLTRGEAEDLSRYLEGEAGTWVIDQESPNAAASSADEFVDRVVGYRPTATVHHLQRDIKE from the coding sequence GTGAAGGAACACAGCCGTGTTGTCGGCACGTCCACCGGCCGAACACGGCGGAATCTCTGGAGTGGTCTCTCCGTCGGCGAGGCCCGCGACCCCGCGGAGTTTCTTCTTTCAGAGTCCGGTAATGTACTCGTCGGAGCGAGTCGGAAAAGAGACGAACTGATGCCCTACGAAACGTTCCTCGAACAGGTGGGAGGCGAGGCTGACATCGCCGATAGTGATGTCGAGCGGTGCGCACGGGCGGTCGTCGCTGTCGTCGCGGGGCGTGTTGGTGTCGACGAACTCGAAGACGCACAGGCCCAGCTCCCCTCGAACTACGGACGCCTCTTGGCCGTGGAGCCCGTGCCGGTCGGACGACCGTTCGTGACCCTCGTCGCCGAACGTGCCGCCTTCCCCCCGGACGTCGAGGCAGAAACAGTCGTCCGTGCCGTCATCGAAACGCTGGGCGAGCGGCTCACTCGGGGGGAGGCCGAGGATCTCTCGCGCTATCTCGAGGGTGAGGCGGGGACGTGGGTGATCGATCAAGAGTCTCCCAACGCGGCAGCGTCCTCGGCGGACGAGTTCGTCGACCGAGTCGTCGGTTACCGCCCGACAGCCACCGTTCACCACCTCCAGCGAGACATCAAAGAGTGA
- the phaC gene encoding class III poly(R)-hydroxyalkanoic acid synthase subunit PhaC, which produces MLTDRRPDLRLPFETLLSAHRTVLQTATEGLHKTTLVPDRLEDAASADVGQTPSEVVYTENKLELLRYESVTEHQHRVPILIVYALINRPYILDLQPDRSIVRRLLEAGHDVYLIDWHEPSELDTSLSLHDYVNRYVRNCVDEVCERSSQDAINVLGYCMGGTMSVVYAALYPEKVNALGLMATGLYFDDTGGILELWGDEEHYDPRSVTETFGNVPGEFLAAGFDQMDPVPNNVTKYVNLYDRLENEDFVKNFARMEQWLSDSVDVAGGVYAQFLEDIYQDNRLYENELTIDGEHVDVTNIDMPLLQILGDYDNLVPPEASKPFNDVVGTDDVSTIEYPSGHVGLAMSNGAHRDLWPEVAEWFLEHSERPTLADVIGDGIEETLGVDVETDVTVGDVDEVEVVLADDDGEIAREVITRDATAIETFLEHTLGVEIGLDTGPEGIAVEVETDEGVVTTVVKDIGEAIRTEVEEAAEEVAVAGSYDLENVNGIGATYAKRLRVAGIDSVSELAVADDARVAEAAAVTEELAGTWITRARELVGPTEK; this is translated from the coding sequence ATGCTTACTGACCGACGGCCTGACCTACGGCTCCCTTTCGAGACCCTTCTCTCAGCCCACCGGACCGTACTCCAGACGGCTACTGAGGGGCTTCACAAGACGACGCTCGTCCCGGATCGTCTCGAAGACGCCGCGTCTGCCGACGTCGGTCAGACTCCCTCCGAGGTCGTCTACACGGAGAACAAACTCGAATTGCTTCGCTACGAGTCGGTCACCGAGCACCAACACCGGGTTCCGATTCTCATCGTCTACGCCCTGATCAATCGGCCGTATATCCTCGACCTTCAGCCGGACCGATCGATCGTTCGTCGGTTGCTGGAAGCCGGTCACGACGTGTACCTCATCGACTGGCACGAACCCTCCGAACTCGATACGTCCCTCTCGCTGCATGACTACGTCAATCGCTACGTTCGCAACTGCGTCGACGAAGTGTGCGAGCGATCGAGCCAGGACGCAATCAACGTCCTCGGATACTGCATGGGGGGGACGATGTCAGTCGTGTACGCTGCTCTCTACCCCGAGAAGGTGAACGCACTCGGCCTGATGGCGACCGGATTGTACTTCGACGATACCGGCGGTATTCTCGAACTGTGGGGCGACGAGGAGCACTACGATCCCCGGTCAGTGACCGAGACGTTCGGGAACGTCCCCGGCGAATTTCTCGCCGCCGGATTCGACCAGATGGATCCGGTGCCAAACAACGTCACGAAGTACGTAAATCTCTACGACCGCCTCGAAAACGAGGATTTCGTCAAGAACTTCGCCCGAATGGAGCAGTGGCTCTCGGATAGCGTCGACGTGGCGGGTGGGGTTTACGCCCAATTCCTCGAGGACATCTATCAGGACAATCGCCTCTACGAGAACGAACTGACCATCGACGGCGAACACGTCGACGTAACGAATATCGATATGCCGCTGCTGCAGATCCTCGGTGACTATGACAATCTCGTTCCGCCAGAAGCAAGCAAACCGTTCAACGACGTCGTGGGCACGGATGACGTTTCGACCATCGAATATCCGAGCGGGCACGTCGGTCTCGCGATGTCTAATGGGGCGCACCGGGACCTCTGGCCCGAAGTCGCGGAGTGGTTCCTCGAGCACTCCGAGCGGCCGACCCTCGCGGATGTCATCGGGGATGGCATCGAGGAAACACTCGGTGTCGATGTCGAAACCGACGTCACGGTCGGAGATGTCGACGAAGTGGAAGTCGTCCTTGCAGACGACGACGGTGAGATCGCGCGTGAGGTAATAACGCGGGATGCGACGGCTATCGAAACGTTTCTCGAGCACACCCTCGGCGTCGAAATCGGCCTGGACACCGGCCCGGAGGGGATCGCTGTCGAGGTCGAAACCGACGAGGGCGTCGTGACGACGGTCGTCAAGGACATCGGCGAAGCGATTCGCACCGAAGTCGAAGAGGCCGCTGAAGAGGTCGCCGTCGCCGGCTCGTACGACCTCGAAAATGTCAATGGAATTGGAGCTACGTATGCCAAGCGGCTTCGAGTCGCGGGGATCGATTCGGTCTCCGAACTCGCTGTCGCCGACGACGCACGCGTCGCGGAGGCCGCCGCGGTAACCGAGGAACTCGCCGGGACCTGGATCACCCGGGCACGGGAACTGGTCGGGCCGACGGAGAAATAG
- a CDS encoding lysylphosphatidylglycerol synthase transmembrane domain-containing protein, whose protein sequence is MRTSNGVTWVTVVGFVVGVGILLVLLAVVGVGDVLTAVSTLDPSLLVALLCVAVLWMATWSGSLYLTSRTFGVNITPLDSFLVYVHMMFLDNVVPFSSISADPFAALAVATATDSEYETSLATVITVDFLNFVPAPVFGIVGLVYLFVGGSVDETMRPLTLSLVALLVGLSIAGYLGWRYRYRIGAVGAKIVATTSRAGNFFPHVSPLSESDVDRRLEDMITHLETMASDRRTLLAVLALATSGWGLLAATLWLSLYAVGHEVPVSLALFLVPLVTVLELLPLPGGMGGYESAFVALLVALGGISPPPATAGILVHRGTTYWLPVVLGGSVIPFIFRRWENRDADG, encoded by the coding sequence ATGCGTACCTCAAACGGAGTCACGTGGGTGACGGTCGTGGGGTTCGTCGTCGGAGTCGGCATCCTGTTAGTTTTGCTCGCCGTCGTCGGTGTTGGGGACGTTCTGACCGCGGTGTCGACGCTCGACCCGTCGCTTCTTGTCGCCCTTCTTTGCGTCGCCGTTCTCTGGATGGCCACGTGGAGCGGATCGCTCTACTTGACATCACGAACTTTCGGTGTGAATATTACCCCTCTGGACTCGTTTCTCGTCTACGTACACATGATGTTTCTGGACAACGTCGTTCCGTTCTCGTCGATCAGCGCCGATCCGTTCGCCGCACTCGCGGTTGCGACGGCGACTGACTCCGAGTACGAGACGAGCCTCGCGACCGTGATCACGGTGGACTTCCTCAACTTCGTTCCCGCACCGGTCTTTGGCATCGTGGGGCTCGTCTACCTGTTCGTCGGTGGGTCGGTCGACGAAACGATGAGGCCGCTCACGCTCTCGCTTGTCGCCCTCCTCGTCGGTCTCTCCATCGCCGGATATCTGGGGTGGCGCTACCGATACCGAATCGGAGCCGTCGGGGCGAAAATCGTAGCGACCACTTCTCGAGCTGGCAATTTCTTCCCCCATGTGTCTCCCCTCTCGGAGTCCGATGTCGATCGGCGTCTCGAGGACATGATCACCCACCTCGAGACGATGGCGAGCGATCGGCGGACACTGCTCGCCGTGCTCGCGCTCGCAACGTCCGGGTGGGGATTGCTCGCCGCTACGCTGTGGCTATCGCTCTACGCCGTCGGCCACGAAGTCCCCGTGAGTCTGGCGCTGTTTCTCGTCCCGCTCGTGACCGTCCTCGAACTGCTTCCGTTACCAGGAGGCATGGGCGGCTACGAGTCGGCGTTCGTGGCGCTGCTGGTGGCGCTCGGCGGTATCTCGCCACCTCCGGCTACGGCCGGCATCCTCGTCCACCGCGGCACCACCTACTGGCTCCCGGTCGTCCTCGGCGGCAGCGTAATTCCGTTCATATTCCGACGGTGGGAGAATCGCGATGCAGATGGCTAG
- a CDS encoding sodium:phosphate symporter, translating to MTGSDETSEAATRATGLLEFISESGSLWAGSLAAVLLFLFAVQLLGTATEAAEPLIERILRTIIVDNGSALGLSWLTTYGVTNGSVVAALTLSLLRSGIVSASEAFLMIAGSRLGAGAIVVLVGTLDYFQKRRTRTLRERTSLGLLTFVVTFTVYLPVTALGIVVLRTFQSELFAATGGLSLPVRSLRFFEPVTEAVTRSSGPEIALVVAIALLLGSLWLFDEVLERVETESVRTYLFRHFEGKWTAFGIGFLITGVTTSIAFSLGVVVPLYNRQFVRRDEIVPYILGANIGTLFDTLVVAFVLETTVGVAIVLLLMALGTLLTLTVLVGYEPYTQIVDGTQDRLLTDRRFFVGFAVLLVAVPLALLLVPHL from the coding sequence ATGACCGGATCGGATGAGACATCTGAGGCGGCTACGCGGGCCACGGGATTGCTCGAATTCATATCCGAGTCGGGATCTCTCTGGGCCGGTTCGCTCGCGGCGGTTCTCCTGTTTCTGTTCGCCGTCCAGTTACTCGGGACGGCAACGGAAGCGGCGGAGCCCCTCATCGAGCGAATCCTCAGGACGATCATCGTCGACAACGGCTCCGCGCTCGGACTGAGCTGGCTGACGACCTACGGGGTGACTAACGGATCGGTGGTGGCGGCACTCACGCTCTCGCTGCTCCGGTCCGGTATTGTCTCCGCGTCGGAGGCGTTCCTGATGATCGCTGGTTCCCGTCTCGGTGCGGGCGCTATCGTCGTCCTCGTCGGCACGCTGGACTATTTTCAGAAGCGCCGTACGCGTACTCTGAGGGAGAGAACGAGCCTCGGACTGCTAACCTTCGTGGTGACGTTCACCGTCTACCTCCCGGTGACCGCGCTCGGGATCGTCGTCCTGAGGACGTTCCAATCGGAACTGTTCGCCGCAACCGGCGGACTGTCTCTGCCCGTCCGATCGCTGCGATTTTTCGAGCCAGTCACCGAGGCCGTCACACGTTCGTCCGGACCGGAGATAGCACTCGTCGTCGCGATCGCGTTGCTATTGGGGAGCCTCTGGCTGTTCGACGAGGTGTTGGAGCGCGTGGAGACGGAATCAGTCCGGACATACCTGTTCCGGCACTTCGAAGGGAAGTGGACGGCCTTCGGAATCGGATTCCTGATCACGGGCGTCACGACGAGCATCGCCTTCTCCCTGGGTGTGGTCGTGCCGTTGTACAACCGCCAGTTCGTCCGGCGTGACGAGATCGTGCCGTACATCCTCGGTGCGAACATCGGGACGCTGTTCGACACGCTCGTCGTGGCGTTCGTGCTGGAGACGACCGTCGGCGTCGCTATCGTCCTGCTTCTGATGGCTCTCGGGACGTTACTCACGCTTACGGTACTCGTCGGGTACGAGCCCTACACCCAGATCGTGGACGGCACACAGGACAGGCTCCTCACGGATCGCCGGTTCTTCGTCGGATTCGCCGTTCTGTTAGTCGCCGTACCACTCGCACTGTTACTCGTCCCGCACCTCTGA
- a CDS encoding thiolase domain-containing protein codes for MPPKIASVASTKYDEHPDSSSRELFVEAAIDAFAETDLGPSDLDAVYVGNFMGDLIEDQGHMGALLADHVGAREAASIRIESACASGGATFRQAVHAVESGAADAVLAGGVEQMSIANIEHVTDALANAADDVYENEQGLTFPGIYALMARRYMHEFGARKEDLAAVSVKNHNNAVENPLAQFQKKLTVDDVLTSKPIATPLVLYDACPVSDGASVVIVVSEAFAAEHSLDTSARVLGTGQSSDAVALQDRATITRTPAAERAAEEAYDEADTAPEDIDVVEVHDCFTIAEILALEALGFYDRGEGTRGAVDGETALDGKLPVNTSGGLLGKGHPVGVTGIGQIVELTKQIDGRHPNQVEGVNAALAHNVGGSGASTTVTILGGE; via the coding sequence ATGCCGCCGAAGATAGCGAGCGTTGCGAGTACGAAATACGACGAACACCCCGACTCGTCCTCGCGGGAACTGTTCGTCGAAGCCGCCATCGACGCATTCGCGGAGACGGACCTCGGTCCGAGCGACCTCGACGCCGTCTACGTAGGGAACTTCATGGGCGACCTCATCGAAGATCAAGGGCACATGGGTGCGCTCCTCGCGGACCACGTCGGCGCACGCGAGGCGGCGTCGATCCGCATCGAGAGCGCGTGTGCCTCCGGCGGCGCGACGTTTCGACAGGCGGTACACGCCGTCGAGTCGGGGGCCGCGGATGCGGTCCTCGCGGGAGGCGTCGAGCAGATGTCCATCGCTAACATCGAACACGTAACCGACGCGCTCGCCAACGCTGCCGACGATGTCTACGAGAACGAACAGGGGCTGACGTTTCCAGGGATCTACGCCCTCATGGCCCGGCGCTACATGCACGAGTTCGGCGCGAGAAAAGAGGATCTCGCTGCAGTGTCGGTCAAAAACCACAACAACGCCGTCGAAAATCCTCTCGCACAGTTTCAGAAAAAACTCACCGTGGACGACGTACTGACATCGAAACCGATTGCCACTCCGCTCGTCCTCTACGACGCGTGTCCCGTTTCGGACGGTGCGAGCGTGGTCATCGTCGTCAGCGAGGCGTTCGCCGCCGAGCACAGCCTCGACACGTCGGCCAGGGTTCTGGGAACGGGCCAATCGAGTGACGCTGTCGCGCTTCAGGACCGAGCAACCATCACGCGAACTCCTGCAGCCGAGCGCGCGGCCGAGGAAGCGTACGACGAGGCCGATACTGCCCCCGAAGACATCGATGTCGTCGAAGTCCACGACTGTTTCACCATCGCCGAAATTCTCGCACTGGAAGCGCTCGGGTTCTACGACCGAGGAGAAGGCACTCGCGGCGCAGTCGACGGCGAGACGGCACTTGACGGGAAGCTCCCAGTCAATACGTCGGGCGGCCTCCTCGGGAAAGGCCATCCGGTCGGTGTGACAGGTATCGGACAGATAGTCGAGCTGACGAAGCAAATCGACGGACGACACCCGAATCAGGTCGAGGGTGTAAATGCCGCCCTCGCCCACAACGTTGGCGGAAGCGGCGCGAGTACGACAGTGACCATCCTCGGAGGTGAGTGA
- a CDS encoding BtrH N-terminal domain-containing protein — MEIIEGYDHQSGGHCGAMALRNVAEYYGWNYSEAACFGIGGGPAFVLYEYPDESWVTFRASPTWLERAFFERLGIPHSYRRGDDFETAWDGVTGHIDEDDPVVLFLDPTSLDYFSEEPDHVPPHVAVLIGYEDETVQLSDGTMENRQTISRSTLADAWVDERFVSLQNEYLVVTRAARTEDETDATAAGLRQAATYMLNPLDVKRDARGPGEEGLPALRSFADYLGRWPDLPDADRPVRAARRAIDEHGEGAAFRSLYAEALGELGQQTDLTPDLADRMQLVSREWQTVAEHLAEIPERDEPQPELFAEAASMVSDIADREESIFADLGDELGYRGGRE; from the coding sequence ATGGAGATAATCGAAGGGTACGATCACCAATCTGGCGGACACTGCGGAGCGATGGCGCTCCGGAACGTTGCGGAGTACTACGGATGGAACTACAGCGAGGCTGCCTGTTTCGGTATCGGTGGCGGCCCGGCGTTCGTCCTCTACGAGTACCCGGACGAGTCCTGGGTCACGTTCCGGGCCAGTCCAACCTGGCTGGAACGGGCCTTCTTCGAGCGACTCGGCATCCCGCATTCGTATCGGCGGGGAGATGACTTCGAGACGGCTTGGGACGGCGTGACCGGACACATCGACGAAGATGATCCGGTAGTCCTGTTTCTCGACCCGACGTCCCTAGACTATTTCTCCGAAGAACCGGATCACGTCCCACCGCACGTCGCCGTGTTGATCGGGTACGAGGACGAGACCGTACAGCTCTCGGACGGGACAATGGAAAACCGCCAGACGATTTCCCGCTCGACGCTCGCGGACGCCTGGGTCGATGAGCGGTTCGTGTCTCTGCAGAACGAATATCTCGTCGTGACGCGAGCCGCACGCACCGAAGACGAAACTGACGCAACCGCAGCCGGCCTCAGACAGGCCGCAACGTACATGCTGAATCCACTCGACGTGAAACGGGATGCGCGCGGTCCCGGCGAGGAAGGACTCCCCGCACTACGGTCGTTTGCGGACTATCTCGGCAGGTGGCCGGACCTTCCGGACGCGGACAGGCCGGTACGTGCGGCCCGTCGAGCTATCGACGAGCACGGAGAGGGCGCAGCGTTCCGCAGCCTCTACGCCGAAGCACTCGGGGAACTGGGACAGCAGACCGACCTCACCCCCGATCTCGCCGACCGGATGCAGCTCGTCAGTAGAGAGTGGCAAACCGTCGCGGAGCATCTGGCCGAGATTCCGGAACGGGATGAGCCCCAGCCGGAACTCTTCGCTGAGGCTGCGAGCATGGTTAGTGACATCGCCGACCGCGAGGAGAGCATTTTCGCGGATCTCGGCGACGAACTGGGATACCGCGGCGGTCGCGAGTGA
- a CDS encoding universal stress protein has product MTDHLLVPMDSSPMAKRALEHALSTRPDARVTVLYVIDYIEESYSARALIGTEKLRERAQQRAEQLFEEATEIADEFDESIETEAVVGDPAREIVAYAEDHDIDQIVIGSHGRSPMSRILLGSVAEDVTRRAPVPVTVVR; this is encoded by the coding sequence ATGACAGACCACCTCCTCGTTCCGATGGACAGTTCGCCGATGGCGAAACGGGCGCTCGAACACGCCCTCTCGACACGGCCCGATGCACGGGTCACAGTCCTCTACGTCATCGACTATATCGAAGAGAGCTATAGCGCCCGAGCGCTGATCGGGACCGAGAAACTCCGGGAGCGAGCCCAGCAGCGGGCCGAGCAACTCTTCGAGGAGGCAACGGAAATCGCCGACGAGTTCGACGAATCGATCGAGACCGAGGCCGTCGTCGGCGACCCAGCACGTGAAATCGTCGCCTACGCCGAAGACCACGACATCGACCAGATCGTCATCGGAAGCCACGGTCGGTCGCCGATGTCACGCATCCTGCTCGGGAGCGTCGCCGAGGACGTCACTCGACGGGCGCCAGTTCCCGTCACCGTCGTCAGATAG
- a CDS encoding universal stress protein, translating into MGTILLATDGSEYARQAAERAIELAEERGATLHVICVVDQRRFGDPALSSSELATIYAEDHAAVCVGEVTDMAEEHDVRVEGDTRHGTPHEVIREYADEIDAELVVVGEHGSHEEHFSGVGRKLLEESDREVRVIEAEEQETEGE; encoded by the coding sequence ATGGGAACTATTCTGTTGGCCACCGATGGGAGTGAGTACGCACGGCAGGCGGCCGAACGAGCCATCGAACTCGCGGAGGAACGGGGCGCAACGCTGCACGTCATCTGTGTCGTTGACCAGCGACGATTTGGCGACCCTGCGCTTAGTTCGTCGGAACTGGCGACCATCTATGCGGAGGATCATGCCGCAGTCTGTGTGGGCGAGGTAACGGATATGGCAGAGGAGCACGACGTTCGTGTGGAAGGGGACACTCGACACGGAACTCCGCACGAAGTCATTCGCGAGTACGCCGACGAGATAGATGCAGAACTCGTCGTCGTGGGGGAACATGGGAGCCACGAGGAGCACTTCTCGGGCGTTGGACGGAAGCTTCTCGAAGAGAGTGACCGTGAAGTTCGCGTCATCGAGGCCGAGGAGCAAGAGACAGAGGGAGAGTGA
- a CDS encoding HTH domain-containing protein — MIQEFDQQLTTDLYVRADAPTVERRDAVIDRLKRLERQNRIAEFRIHPCPRAISLGLVKQLEGEGIHELVRSVQTWAAQHDRHISPPFDIHTSHSAITGESDELLVMPVMWIAAYVSGDLVGVAPSSEEESAHTLENARGDIEAGNTPIQGTHPEAETSTPRDEQRKSSRNDTDDITPDHTGQ, encoded by the coding sequence ATGATCCAAGAATTCGATCAGCAACTGACCACCGACCTCTACGTTCGAGCAGACGCGCCCACCGTGGAACGCAGAGACGCCGTTATCGATCGACTGAAACGCCTCGAACGGCAGAACCGAATAGCTGAATTTCGCATCCACCCCTGTCCTCGCGCGATTAGCCTCGGCCTCGTGAAGCAGCTCGAAGGCGAGGGAATCCACGAACTCGTTCGATCGGTCCAAACGTGGGCAGCTCAGCACGACCGCCATATTAGTCCGCCTTTCGACATCCATACCTCCCACTCCGCGATCACCGGCGAGTCAGACGAACTACTCGTCATGCCAGTGATGTGGATCGCCGCATATGTTTCCGGAGACCTCGTCGGAGTGGCACCGTCCAGCGAGGAGGAATCGGCCCACACCCTAGAGAACGCCCGCGGCGACATCGAAGCAGGAAACACACCTATTCAGGGGACGCATCCTGAAGCAGAGACCTCGACTCCGAGAGACGAACAACGGAAATCGTCGCGGAATGACACAGATGACATCACGCCTGACCACACAGGGCAATAA
- a CDS encoding Zn-ribbon domain-containing OB-fold protein: MPKWFDSFTDTIGSDEQQYLACETCGHGTLPPRQLCPACGSTDLTREPLSKRGKVLSFTEISVTIPKFHGETPYTVALVELDEEITLTGQLRDATADDIAIGDAVVLGTEPRDAGTAVLTFRPAEE; this comes from the coding sequence ATGCCGAAATGGTTCGATAGCTTCACGGACACGATCGGGTCGGACGAACAGCAATACCTCGCCTGCGAGACGTGCGGACACGGGACGCTTCCGCCTCGCCAGCTGTGTCCGGCGTGTGGGTCGACCGACCTAACCCGAGAGCCACTCTCCAAACGCGGCAAGGTTCTCTCGTTCACCGAGATCTCGGTCACGATTCCGAAATTCCACGGTGAGACGCCCTACACCGTTGCACTCGTCGAACTAGACGAGGAGATCACACTCACCGGACAACTCCGGGATGCAACTGCCGACGATATCGCCATCGGCGATGCGGTCGTACTCGGGACGGAACCACGCGACGCGGGAACGGCTGTCCTCACGTTCCGACCGGCGGAGGAATGA